Proteins from one Terriglobia bacterium genomic window:
- a CDS encoding zinc dependent phospholipase C family protein, with translation MAPSPGASAVRRRLLFLRVPAILVILLMCNGWLSAYSVLTHMEIVDLLWTDGIRPLLHQHYPELSEDQITEAHAYAYGGAVIQDLGYYPFGSVEFSNLVHYVRSGDFVRELLLQSQDANEYAFALGALSHYASDIAGHPAVNLSVAIEYPKLQAKYGNSVRFAQDKTAHLKTEFGFDMVQVAKNRYASEHYHDFIGFKVSKSLLERAFPVVYGVELKDVLPRADLTIGSYRFAIARLIPEMTQVALQTHKKDLMNEIPSIAKQKFLYRLSRSDYEREWGKDYRKPGIASRILATLMRYMPKKGPFKAMAFKNPTAATEELYFKSINTTVDQYRAFLEEVRTDSIVLPNCDLDDGKGTKAAEYSLADDAYAKLLVRQSVRKFDLTTADLRTNILNFYANLSAPIGTKKDTVRWQSILTALDQLKLISPVPALANGPKK, from the coding sequence ATGGCGCCATCGCCCGGCGCCAGCGCTGTGAGAAGGCGCCTCCTCTTTCTCCGTGTGCCGGCAATCCTCGTTATTTTGCTCATGTGCAACGGCTGGTTGTCTGCATACTCCGTGCTCACGCACATGGAAATTGTGGACCTGCTCTGGACCGATGGGATCCGCCCTCTGCTGCACCAGCACTATCCGGAATTGTCGGAAGACCAGATCACGGAGGCGCATGCCTACGCTTACGGGGGCGCCGTTATCCAGGATCTCGGTTACTACCCGTTCGGCAGCGTGGAATTCAGCAACCTGGTGCATTACGTTCGCAGTGGAGACTTCGTCCGCGAGCTGCTGCTTCAAAGCCAGGATGCCAACGAGTACGCCTTCGCTCTGGGCGCTCTATCGCATTATGCGTCGGACATTGCCGGCCACCCGGCTGTCAACCTTTCAGTAGCGATTGAGTATCCGAAGCTACAAGCGAAGTATGGCAACTCCGTCAGGTTTGCGCAGGATAAGACGGCCCATTTGAAAACTGAGTTCGGGTTCGACATGGTGCAGGTTGCCAAGAATCGTTATGCTTCGGAGCACTACCATGACTTCATCGGGTTTAAAGTGTCCAAGTCCCTGCTGGAACGGGCCTTCCCGGTCGTATACGGAGTAGAGTTGAAAGATGTGCTTCCCCGCGCGGATCTCACGATCGGCTCGTATCGTTTCGCTATCGCCAGGCTGATTCCCGAAATGACCCAGGTCGCGCTGCAAACACATAAGAAGGATCTGATGAACGAGATACCCAGTATTGCGAAACAAAAGTTCCTGTACCGCCTGTCGCGCTCCGATTATGAAAGGGAATGGGGAAAGGACTACCGTAAGCCCGGAATCGCCTCCCGGATCCTGGCAACGCTCATGCGGTACATGCCGAAAAAGGGCCCCTTCAAGGCCATGGCGTTCAAGAACCCGACCGCGGCGACTGAAGAGCTATATTTCAAGAGCATCAATACTACCGTCGACCAATACCGGGCCTTTCTCGAAGAAGTGCGCACTGACTCAATCGTGCTTCCCAATTGCGATTTGGATGACGGCAAGGGGACCAAGGCAGCGGAATATTCGCTGGCAGACGACGCCTATGCAAAGTTGCTGGTCAGGCAGTCAGTGCGGAAGTTCGATCTGACCACAGCCGACCTGCGCACGAACATCCTGAACTTTTATGCCAACCTCTCTGCTCCGATCGGGACGAAGAAGGACACGGTGCGCTGGCAGAGCATCCTCACTGCGCTGGATCAGTTGAAACTGATATCTCCGGTTCCGGCCCTGGCAAACGGTCCTAAAAAGTGA
- a CDS encoding dual specificity protein phosphatase family protein, with translation MHQPNQARRRRNWLFLCACITILLTSMLPHGIWVGAAAGPRVLIDNFGQINQNYYRGAQPNASGFMELQRLGIKTVIDLQEDGNSQEPAWARNAGMQYFNIPLSSTRPATDGQTEHFLKLVNDPQNWPVFVHCAGGRHRTGEMTAIYRITRDSWTADQAYQEMKQYDYYSIGGHGPLRDYVFEYYSKYVAAKIAAANADRVK, from the coding sequence ATGCATCAACCGAATCAGGCACGAAGGCGGCGAAATTGGCTCTTTTTATGTGCCTGCATAACGATCCTGCTCACTTCAATGCTGCCGCACGGCATATGGGTCGGAGCCGCAGCCGGCCCTCGCGTCCTCATCGACAATTTTGGCCAGATCAACCAAAACTATTACCGTGGCGCACAGCCGAATGCCTCTGGATTCATGGAATTGCAGCGGCTGGGAATAAAAACAGTCATCGATCTCCAGGAAGACGGAAATAGCCAGGAACCTGCATGGGCTCGCAACGCAGGCATGCAGTACTTCAATATTCCCCTTTCCAGCACGCGGCCCGCAACCGACGGGCAAACGGAACATTTTCTCAAACTCGTCAATGACCCGCAAAACTGGCCGGTCTTTGTCCACTGTGCCGGCGGCAGGCATCGCACCGGGGAAATGACGGCCATTTACCGGATCACCCGCGATTCCTGGACTGCGGATCAAGCCTACCAGGAGATGAAGCAGTACGATTACTACTCGATAGGGGGGCACGGCCCGCTCAGGGACTACGTATTCGAATACTACAGCAAATATGTCGCAGCTAAGATTGCTGCCGCGAACGCCGATCGAGTGAAATGA
- a CDS encoding YihY/virulence factor BrkB family protein → MKPGLSAVSTASANIKAVWALLKESCFAWFQDNAPSMGAALTFYAILSLAPVLIVATAVAGLGFPQKAAEAEVLRHIQALVGETSARILQTAILSANRPALGTIASTIGVGTMLLGASGAFVELQDALNKIWNVERKSGSILLSAIRQRFLSFSLVLGTGFLLLLSLVSSAALGAVGRLMGHLLPWPVFFLVSVDFLFSFGVITLLLAAIFRLLPDTEIAWNDVWIGAAIASLLFTTGKVLMGLYLAESAVASAYGAVSSPLVVLVWVYYSAQILLFGAEITHVYANKHRSRVESASRTASPGRGEST, encoded by the coding sequence ATGAAACCGGGTCTCTCGGCGGTATCGACGGCATCAGCGAACATAAAGGCCGTCTGGGCCCTGCTCAAAGAGTCGTGCTTTGCATGGTTCCAAGACAATGCACCGAGCATGGGTGCAGCGCTGACATTCTACGCAATCCTCTCGCTGGCCCCAGTCCTGATTGTCGCAACAGCGGTTGCGGGTCTGGGATTTCCGCAAAAAGCAGCTGAGGCTGAGGTCTTACGTCACATTCAAGCCCTGGTGGGTGAAACGAGTGCCAGGATTCTTCAGACTGCCATCCTAAGCGCCAATCGGCCCGCGCTCGGCACCATTGCCAGCACGATTGGCGTCGGAACAATGTTACTCGGCGCCTCAGGCGCCTTCGTTGAACTCCAGGACGCGCTCAATAAGATCTGGAATGTTGAGCGGAAATCAGGAAGTATCCTGCTGAGCGCGATTAGACAGCGATTTTTGTCATTCAGCCTGGTCCTAGGCACGGGCTTTCTGTTGCTGTTGTCACTCGTCTCGAGCGCCGCGCTGGGGGCCGTGGGAAGATTGATGGGACATCTACTTCCTTGGCCCGTGTTTTTTTTGGTATCGGTCGATTTTCTCTTCTCTTTCGGTGTGATAACCCTGCTGCTCGCTGCGATCTTTAGACTGCTGCCAGACACGGAGATTGCCTGGAATGATGTGTGGATCGGCGCGGCAATTGCGTCACTTCTTTTCACGACCGGCAAGGTGCTGATGGGGTTGTATCTCGCCGAGTCCGCCGTAGCCTCAGCGTACGGGGCAGTGTCATCCCCTCTCGTTGTCCTTGTCTGGGTCTATTACTCGGCACAGATTCTTCTCTTTGGTGCGGAAATCACGCACGTCTACGCCAACAAGCACCGCTCGCGAGTTGAATCGGCCTCTCGCACAGCGAGTCCCGGTCGAGGGGAGTCGACATGA
- a CDS encoding phosphatidylserine synthase, producing the protein MKLLIQPGDGIAALLSGIRNAKKSIEIAIFRFDRAEIEAGLKAAVGRGVSVHALIAYTNRGGEINLRKLEMRLLAVGVAVSRTADDLVRYHDKLMIIDRRLLYVLSFNFTHLDIDHSRGFGIVTRNAKFIQEAVKLFEADTTRKPYTPTLDTFVVSPANARKVLGAFIRKARKELLIYDPKIADAGMLGVLSERSKAGVEIKVIGRVSKQNPGLEARNLAKLRLHTRTIIRDRRQAFLGSQSLRVAELDSRREVGVIVSEPNVVNGLIKTFETDWAMSAVEENQQSEGNLKQIIKELVKELSPLNPIVKEALKEAAEQTGSASLNPQEVKETVKEAVKEAVQERVEEMVKESLQES; encoded by the coding sequence ATGAAACTGTTAATCCAACCTGGCGACGGAATCGCGGCGCTGCTTTCGGGAATCCGAAACGCCAAGAAAAGCATCGAGATCGCAATCTTCCGTTTCGACCGCGCCGAGATTGAGGCGGGGCTGAAGGCTGCGGTCGGCCGCGGCGTTTCGGTGCACGCGTTGATCGCCTACACCAACCGGGGCGGCGAGATAAACCTGCGCAAGCTCGAGATGCGTCTGCTCGCAGTGGGCGTCGCCGTTTCGCGGACCGCCGACGATCTGGTGCGCTATCACGACAAGCTGATGATTATCGACCGTCGACTGCTCTACGTCCTGTCCTTCAACTTCACCCACCTTGATATCGACCATAGTCGCGGCTTCGGCATCGTCACCAGGAACGCCAAGTTCATCCAGGAAGCGGTGAAGTTATTTGAGGCCGATACCACGCGGAAACCCTATACACCGACACTAGACACCTTTGTCGTCAGTCCCGCCAACGCCCGCAAAGTGCTCGGCGCGTTTATCCGCAAGGCCAGGAAGGAGCTGCTCATCTACGACCCGAAGATCGCCGATGCGGGAATGCTGGGTGTACTCAGCGAGCGGTCGAAGGCGGGGGTGGAGATCAAAGTCATCGGCCGCGTAAGCAAGCAAAACCCTGGTCTGGAAGCCCGGAATCTCGCCAAGCTGCGCTTGCACACGCGCACGATTATCCGCGACCGCCGTCAGGCCTTTCTGGGCAGCCAGAGCCTGCGCGTGGCCGAACTGGACTCGCGCCGCGAAGTCGGCGTTATTGTTAGTGAACCGAACGTGGTGAACGGTTTAATCAAAACTTTTGAAACAGATTGGGCGATGAGCGCAGTCGAAGAGAACCAGCAGTCCGAAGGCAACTTGAAACAAATCATAAAAGAGCTGGTCAAGGAGCTGTCGCCGCTGAATCCCATCGTGAAAGAGGCGCTCAAAGAGGCGGCGGAGCAGACCGGGAGCGCGAGTCTGAATCCGCAAGAAGTGAAAGAAACGGTCAAGGAAGCAGTGAAGGAAGCGGTCCAGGAGCGTGTCGAAGAGATGGTGAAAGAATCCCTGCAGGAGTCTTAA
- a CDS encoding Crp/Fnr family transcriptional regulator → MISLENPVKLDPGAGNGARKQRAKAITSDAAPGLQQETEAVAARTKSQPVDWEAILTSIFRGKTVLEYGTDRTVFRQGQPADSLFYLRRGKVKLTVISQQGKEAIVAVLGAGEFFGEGCLAGQPLRMSTAVAITDCTLDKLEKSLMARILHEQHDVSELFVKHLLSRNIRYEADLVDQLFNSSEKRLARILLLLAHFGKESKAERVLPTVNQDTLAQMVGTTRSRVSHFMNKFRSLGFIDYGDTGLTVHSGLLNVVLHD, encoded by the coding sequence ATGATCTCTCTGGAGAATCCGGTGAAGCTGGATCCTGGAGCCGGCAACGGCGCCAGGAAGCAGCGCGCGAAAGCAATCACTTCCGATGCTGCACCAGGCTTGCAGCAAGAGACGGAGGCAGTTGCGGCGCGTACGAAAAGCCAGCCTGTCGATTGGGAAGCCATCCTCACCAGCATTTTCCGCGGGAAAACCGTTTTGGAATACGGAACGGACCGCACCGTTTTCCGGCAAGGTCAGCCTGCGGATTCCTTGTTCTACCTCAGGCGAGGCAAGGTGAAGCTCACGGTTATATCCCAACAGGGCAAGGAAGCTATCGTCGCCGTGCTGGGCGCAGGTGAGTTCTTCGGTGAGGGATGCCTCGCAGGTCAACCATTGCGTATGTCAACGGCGGTCGCGATAACGGATTGCACCTTGGATAAGCTTGAGAAGTCTTTAATGGCGCGCATACTTCACGAACAACACGATGTCTCGGAATTGTTCGTCAAGCATCTGCTTTCGCGGAACATCCGATATGAAGCGGATCTCGTCGACCAGCTTTTCAACTCGAGCGAGAAGCGTTTGGCCCGGATTCTTTTGCTGCTTGCTCATTTCGGCAAGGAAAGTAAAGCCGAGAGGGTACTTCCAACCGTAAACCAGGATACCCTGGCGCAAATGGTCGGCACAACCCGGTCGCGTGTCAGTCATTTCATGAATAAGTTCAGGAGCCTGGGATTCATCGATTACGGTGACACCGGATTGACGGTCCACAGTGGCCTGCTCAACGTGGTCCTGCACGACTAG
- a CDS encoding AI-2E family transporter: protein MFKHGLDRRAASYTWTVLFILLLLTVVYLIRETLFVFALALLFAYLLRPLVHYLDRRLPGRSRAPALAIVYLSLVGLLVAVGIAVGSRVVLEAHALAMRIPELLSRLEKPVALIASPSLPTFKELVISTLQKQLVEHSRDLLSLLPNIALGFLSHAGSLIYIVLVPILGFFFLKDGPEFRNSILEMLAEGSRRDEIKEIAADVHLLLAQYMRALVLLAAAAFAAFGLFFTLIGVPYGILLAAIAFFLEFIPVVGPLVGAVAILMVAGLSGFQHWLWILVFLAVFRIFQDYVLSPHLMSKGAKLQPVVVIFGILAGGQIAGIPGIFLSVPVLATLRIVYRQLKKKLLASALDRPGIGTV from the coding sequence ATGTTCAAACATGGTCTTGATCGTCGCGCGGCGAGTTATACCTGGACAGTGCTGTTTATTCTATTACTGCTGACAGTGGTCTATCTCATTCGAGAGACTCTATTCGTCTTTGCGCTGGCGCTGCTGTTTGCCTATCTGCTACGGCCATTGGTCCACTATCTCGATCGCCGGCTGCCAGGGCGATCCAGGGCGCCGGCCCTCGCCATCGTCTATTTATCCCTAGTCGGATTGCTGGTTGCAGTCGGGATTGCAGTTGGCTCTCGAGTCGTGCTGGAGGCGCACGCACTTGCGATGAGGATTCCGGAACTCCTTTCCAGACTCGAAAAACCGGTCGCACTGATCGCGTCACCATCCCTTCCGACGTTTAAGGAACTGGTGATCTCGACTCTGCAAAAGCAGCTCGTTGAACATTCGCGAGACCTTCTATCACTCCTGCCCAATATAGCTTTGGGCTTTTTGTCACATGCCGGAAGTCTTATTTACATCGTGCTGGTGCCGATCCTGGGCTTTTTCTTCTTGAAAGACGGCCCGGAGTTTCGCAACTCCATATTGGAGATGCTCGCCGAGGGATCTCGACGCGACGAGATCAAGGAAATTGCGGCCGACGTGCATTTGTTGCTTGCCCAGTACATGCGAGCCTTGGTGCTGCTGGCGGCAGCGGCGTTCGCAGCCTTCGGGTTGTTTTTCACTCTAATCGGCGTCCCTTATGGAATCCTGCTGGCGGCCATCGCCTTTTTTCTTGAGTTTATACCTGTTGTAGGGCCCCTGGTGGGAGCGGTCGCCATCCTGATGGTTGCCGGATTGAGCGGGTTTCAACATTGGCTTTGGATTCTCGTATTCCTGGCCGTGTTCCGCATTTTCCAGGATTATGTCTTGTCGCCCCACCTGATGAGCAAAGGCGCGAAACTACAACCCGTGGTGGTGATCTTCGGAATCCTCGCGGGCGGACAAATTGCAGGAATCCCCGGAATTTTTTTGTCTGTGCCTGTTTTGGCGACCCTCCGAATCGTATATCGGCAACTGAAAAAGAAACTCCTCGCCTCCGCGCTCGACAGGCCGGGGATCGGAACTGTTTGA
- a CDS encoding ABC transporter ATP-binding protein/permease, with protein MTPHAAKKSKGLSIIDFLRPHWKALTLALLAVAGATATDLLEPWPLKIVLDYLLQSKRPPGWMSVMVGWIGQNKLAVLNFAVVAVAVIAIVGALSSLLENYLTTSVGQWVMHDLRRTLYHHIHRLSLAEHDAKRTGDLIGRVTSDIEAIQDFVTTALLGILASVLTLLGIIGVMLYLNWRFTLISLSVAPVLFLVVYIFTRRIKKASRDVRKKESELVSIVEEVFSSIRVVKAFAREDYEERRFERQSLENVEMTLVARSIKMKLSPIVEIVVATGTCLMLGYGARLVLAGQLTVGALVVFLLYLGKMYKPMRDLSKMTDTVSKAAVGFERIREVLETDSGMRDQPGARPAARFKGKIEFDKVSFGYNQDQLILKDVSFEIEPGQVAAFVGPTGGGKSTIISLVARFYDPVSGEVKIDGKNIRNYTMKSLRQQISFVLQETLLFHAPVWQNIAYGRPEASRAEIIRAAKLANADEFIEVMPEGYDTMVGERGVTLSGGQRQRIAIARAVIRNTPILVLDEPTSGLDAVSEQAVFEALDRLMEGKTCIVIAHHLATIWHAKIIFVVKDNTIVERGTHDELLAAGGLYSELYEIQFRREDRQAADTQKT; from the coding sequence ATGACGCCGCATGCGGCCAAGAAGTCCAAAGGTCTCAGCATCATCGACTTCTTACGGCCCCACTGGAAAGCATTGACGCTGGCCTTGCTGGCGGTGGCGGGCGCAACCGCAACCGACCTGCTCGAACCTTGGCCTCTAAAGATCGTTCTCGATTACCTGCTTCAGTCCAAACGGCCGCCCGGTTGGATGAGCGTAATGGTCGGCTGGATCGGGCAGAACAAGCTGGCTGTCCTCAACTTCGCGGTTGTGGCGGTGGCGGTCATTGCCATCGTAGGCGCACTCAGCTCCTTACTGGAGAATTACCTCACCACCAGCGTCGGCCAATGGGTCATGCACGACCTGCGGCGTACGCTCTATCACCACATCCACCGCCTATCGCTGGCCGAGCACGACGCGAAAAGGACCGGCGACCTCATCGGCCGGGTGACGAGCGACATTGAAGCTATTCAGGACTTTGTCACCACGGCGCTGTTGGGCATCTTAGCCAGTGTCCTCACCCTACTGGGGATCATCGGGGTCATGCTTTACCTGAACTGGCGTTTCACGCTCATCTCGCTCTCCGTTGCGCCCGTGCTCTTCCTGGTGGTCTACATCTTCACCCGGCGCATCAAAAAAGCTTCGCGCGACGTAAGAAAGAAAGAGAGCGAGCTGGTTTCGATTGTCGAGGAAGTTTTTTCCTCGATCCGCGTGGTCAAGGCCTTTGCCCGTGAGGACTACGAGGAGCGCCGCTTCGAGCGCCAGAGCCTGGAAAATGTCGAGATGACCCTTGTTGCGCGCAGCATCAAGATGAAGCTCTCACCTATCGTCGAGATTGTCGTAGCGACGGGGACCTGTTTGATGCTCGGTTACGGCGCGCGCCTGGTACTGGCGGGCCAACTCACCGTTGGTGCGCTGGTCGTTTTTTTGCTCTACCTGGGCAAAATGTATAAGCCTATGCGTGACCTTTCCAAAATGACGGACACCGTCTCAAAGGCAGCGGTGGGGTTCGAGCGGATCCGCGAAGTTTTGGAGACCGATAGCGGAATGCGTGACCAGCCGGGCGCGCGCCCCGCCGCGCGCTTCAAGGGCAAGATCGAATTTGACAAAGTCTCGTTTGGGTACAACCAAGACCAATTGATCCTGAAAGATGTGAGCTTCGAGATCGAGCCGGGCCAAGTCGCGGCATTCGTTGGCCCGACGGGGGGCGGCAAGTCTACCATCATCAGCCTGGTTGCGCGCTTCTACGATCCCGTCTCCGGGGAAGTCAAAATCGACGGGAAAAACATTCGCAACTACACGATGAAATCGCTTCGCCAGCAGATCAGTTTTGTTTTGCAGGAGACGCTTCTGTTCCACGCACCCGTATGGCAAAACATCGCCTATGGCCGCCCGGAAGCCAGCCGAGCGGAGATTATCCGCGCGGCAAAACTGGCCAACGCCGACGAATTCATTGAGGTGATGCCCGAGGGCTACGACACGATGGTCGGCGAACGCGGCGTGACGCTTTCCGGGGGCCAGCGCCAGCGCATCGCCATCGCGCGGGCCGTTATCCGCAATACTCCCATCCTAGTTCTGGACGAGCCCACATCAGGACTGGACGCCGTGTCCGAGCAGGCCGTGTTCGAAGCCCTCGACCGTTTGATGGAAGGCAAGACTTGCATCGTCATTGCGCATCATCTGGCGACGATCTGGCACGCCAAAATTATCTTCGTGGTGAAAGACAATACTATCGTTGAGCGGGGCACCCACGACGAGCTGCTGGCGGCAGGCGGCCTCTATTCGGAGCTTTATGAAATCCAGTTTCGCAGGGAAGATCGCCAAGCGGCGGACACACAAAAAACTTAG
- the glgP gene encoding alpha-glucan family phosphorylase: MGMQTRVIHPIYGLLPTEVEGFDPLAELALDMRWSWNHAADEVWLQLDPALWELTHNPWVVLQTVSRNQLERVLADPAFRGKVDALVQSKEHAAAAPAWFQQNHPQAPLTCVAYFSMEFMLSEALPIYSGGLGNVAGDQLKAASDLGVPVVGVGLLYQRGYFRQEIDKDGAQQALFPYNDPGQLPITPLRQPNGDWLRLEIALPGYSVWLRAWQVQVGRVKLYLLDSNDAANFPVHRGITSELYGGGPELRLKQELLLGIGGWRLLGAVGIHPEVCHLNEGHAAFAVLERARGFMQETGQPFQVALAVTRAGNLFTTHTAVAAGFDRFDPALIEQYLSGYAAQKLGITLHDLLALGRQNPNDSSESFNMAYLAVRGSGAVNGVSRLHGTVSRQILGPLFPGWPQDEVPIGHVTNGVHMPSWDSAAADDLWMEVCGKDRWLGKTETLEQDIRRIPDAKLWQLRTAATRSFVEYIRERLSRQLAASGAAREEVEVAKYLFDPNALTLGFARRFATYKRPNLLLRDPERLLRLLTNPERPVQLIIAGKAHPADQAGQALIQEWTHFIRRPETRPHAIFLGDYDMLLTEQLVQGVDVWINTPRRPWEASGTSGMKVLVNGGINLSELDGWWAEAYTPEVGWALGDGQEHGDDPAWDAVEADALYDLLEREVIPEFYARDKDGIPTAWVARMRESMARLTPRFSADRTVREYTEQHYLPAAATYRERAADQGAVGEQVANWQRTLEQKWATLRFGEMKVETDGEQHLFDVQVYLNGLDPTAVRVELYADGVNGGAPMRREMTPVRQLGDGTNGYVYQAQVPATRPAAEHTARVIPHCPGVAVPLETPRILWQR; encoded by the coding sequence ATGGGCATGCAAACCCGTGTCATCCACCCGATTTATGGTCTTCTACCCACGGAAGTCGAGGGGTTCGATCCCCTCGCCGAGCTTGCCCTGGATATGCGCTGGTCGTGGAATCATGCCGCTGACGAAGTGTGGCTGCAGCTTGATCCCGCGCTGTGGGAACTCACGCATAACCCTTGGGTGGTCCTGCAGACGGTTTCGCGGAACCAGCTCGAGCGCGTGCTGGCCGATCCCGCCTTCCGAGGGAAAGTAGATGCCCTCGTGCAGTCCAAGGAGCACGCGGCTGCGGCGCCGGCGTGGTTTCAGCAAAATCATCCGCAGGCTCCCCTGACCTGTGTCGCGTATTTCAGCATGGAATTCATGTTGAGCGAAGCTCTCCCGATCTATTCGGGAGGTCTAGGCAATGTGGCCGGCGATCAACTTAAAGCCGCCAGCGATCTGGGCGTGCCGGTGGTCGGCGTGGGGCTGCTCTACCAGCGAGGGTATTTTCGGCAGGAGATTGATAAGGACGGGGCGCAACAGGCCCTCTTCCCGTATAACGACCCCGGACAGTTGCCGATCACGCCGTTGCGCCAGCCCAACGGGGATTGGTTGCGGTTGGAAATTGCCTTGCCCGGTTACTCGGTCTGGCTGCGCGCCTGGCAGGTCCAGGTCGGCAGAGTAAAGCTCTACCTGCTGGACAGCAATGACGCGGCAAACTTCCCCGTTCATCGAGGGATCACCAGCGAGCTTTACGGGGGCGGGCCGGAGCTGCGCCTTAAGCAGGAACTGCTCCTTGGGATCGGCGGATGGCGGCTGCTCGGCGCGGTCGGCATCCACCCGGAAGTTTGTCACCTCAATGAAGGACATGCGGCCTTCGCCGTGCTGGAACGCGCCCGCGGTTTCATGCAGGAGACCGGGCAACCCTTCCAAGTCGCACTGGCCGTCACGCGAGCGGGCAACCTCTTCACCACCCATACGGCAGTGGCCGCCGGCTTTGACCGTTTCGATCCGGCACTCATCGAGCAATACCTCAGTGGCTATGCCGCGCAGAAGCTCGGCATTACACTTCACGATTTGCTGGCTCTGGGCCGCCAGAACCCGAACGACTCATCGGAGAGCTTCAACATGGCATATCTGGCGGTCCGCGGGAGTGGGGCGGTCAATGGCGTGAGTCGCCTGCACGGGACGGTGAGCCGGCAGATCCTGGGGCCTCTCTTTCCCGGCTGGCCGCAGGACGAAGTGCCGATCGGACATGTGACCAACGGAGTCCACATGCCGAGCTGGGACTCGGCGGCAGCCGACGATCTTTGGATGGAGGTCTGTGGCAAGGACCGCTGGCTGGGGAAGACGGAAACATTGGAGCAGGATATTCGTCGCATCCCGGATGCCAAACTCTGGCAACTGCGCACCGCGGCCACCAGGTCTTTCGTTGAATACATTCGCGAACGCTTGTCGAGACAACTGGCCGCCTCCGGCGCGGCGCGCGAGGAGGTTGAAGTTGCAAAGTATCTGTTTGATCCCAACGCATTGACGCTGGGCTTTGCGCGGCGCTTCGCGACTTACAAGAGACCGAACCTGCTGCTGCGCGACCCGGAGCGGCTGCTTCGCTTGTTGACCAACCCTGAGCGCCCGGTGCAGCTCATCATTGCCGGCAAGGCCCATCCGGCAGACCAGGCGGGGCAGGCCTTGATTCAGGAATGGACGCATTTCATTCGACGGCCGGAGACGCGCCCCCATGCGATTTTCCTCGGTGACTACGACATGCTCTTAACCGAGCAATTGGTGCAGGGGGTGGATGTCTGGATCAACACGCCGCGGCGGCCGTGGGAGGCGAGCGGAACGAGCGGCATGAAGGTGCTCGTGAATGGAGGCATCAATTTGTCGGAGTTGGATGGTTGGTGGGCGGAGGCCTACACGCCTGAAGTGGGGTGGGCGTTGGGTGATGGGCAGGAACATGGCGACGATCCTGCCTGGGACGCTGTCGAAGCCGACGCGCTCTACGACCTGCTCGAACGCGAGGTGATCCCCGAGTTCTATGCCCGCGATAAAGACGGCATCCCCACCGCCTGGGTCGCGCGGATGCGCGAAAGCATGGCGCGGTTGACACCGCGCTTTTCCGCCGACCGAACGGTGCGCGAATACACCGAGCAACACTACCTCCCGGCGGCGGCAACCTACCGCGAGCGCGCTGCCGATCAAGGCGCAGTGGGTGAGCAGGTGGCGAATTGGCAGCGCACCCTGGAACAGAAATGGGCCACGCTGCGCTTCGGCGAAATGAAGGTGGAAACTGATGGCGAGCAGCACCTATTTGACGTCCAGGTCTATCTCAATGGCCTCGACCCGACGGCTGTTCGAGTCGAGCTTTATGCCGACGGAGTCAACGGCGGCGCTCCGATGCGGCGGGAGATGACGCCCGTCCGGCAATTGGGAGACGGGACCAACGGTTACGTCTATCAGGCGCAGGTGCCTGCAACACGCCCGGCGGCAGAGCATACGGCGCGAGTCATACCGCATTGTCCGGGTGTAGCGGTTCCCCTGGAAACCCCTCGAATCCTCTGGCAGCGCTGA